The Arthrobacter sp. D5-1 genome segment CGGAGTTCCAGAGGCTCCGGTCCCCCGGTGGCTGAACATCATGGTGGGCGTACAGCAGGATGGTCGGCTTGCCGTCCGCGGCAGGACGGCGCGCGACGACGGCAGGGCCACCGGGGGTGCCGTCGGCTTTGTCGCACCGCAATACCCGGACGTCTTCCATGCCCGCGGCCTTGACCAAGGCAGCGACTGCATCGGCGCTGCGGTCCAGTTCGTTCGGGTCGAAACTTGCCCACGCAATGCCCGGAATGCTCACGAGGTGCTTGAGGGACGCCAGGGTGGTGTCGAAGGAATCGTTGACTGCCCGGGACAGTTCCTCCACTGGAGTATTGCCGGCGTGCCCTTGCTTGTGCTGCGGGATCTCCGCATGTGCTGAAGTCATGGCCACACTTTACCGCCGTGATTTGGGCGTCCACAGCAGGCGCGGCCACCCGCCGCTGGCCCCGGACGGCCGTCCACGTAACCTACGCCACCTCCACGAGGGGTATTCTGTAGGGGTGTTCGGACGCAAAAAGGAAGAGCCCAGCGCTCAATCAGTAGTAGACCAGGCCTACGCCACCGCCACGGAGCCCGGTGCCGGAAAGGGCACCCCCACTCCCAAGCGGAAAGACCAGGAAGCAGCCCGTAAGCGCCCACTGGTTCCCAATGACCGCAAGGCCTCCAAGGCTGCGGAAAGGGTCGCCATCCAGGATCAGCGGCAGAAAATGCGGCAGGCGTTGGATACGGGTGACGAAAAATACCTGCCCCTCCGTGACAAGGGTCCCCAGAAGCGCTACACGCGTGACTACGTGGACGCACGGTTCAGCCTGGGTGAATACCTCATGTTCGGCGCCTTGCTGTTCGTGGTGATCTCCCTGATCATTCCGCCCACAAGCGCCGGCATCAGCTACGTCCTGGTTGGCTTCTGGATCATGTTCCTTGCCGTCTTCGTGGATGTTTTCATCCTGTCCCGCAAGCTCAGGAAGCGCCTCACCGAGAAATTCGGCGAGGTGGAACGCGGTTCCGTCTGGTACGGCTGCATGCGCGCCCTTCAGTTCCGCAAGCTCCGCCTGCCCAAGCCGCAGGTGAAGCGCGGGCAGTACCCGGCCTAAGCGCCCCCACCCCTTCATCAACAGGAAGACCCCGGACCAATGGTCCGGGGTCTTCCTTATGGGCGCAGGGTCTTCCTTATAGGCGCACGGCACCAGGACGGTTGGGCCTAACGCGCCTTCTTACGGATCTTAACGAGGCCCCTGTTGATGCTGGAAGCCCAGAATGGACCCTCATACAGGAACGCTGTGTAGCCCTGGACCAGTGTTGCGCCCGCTTCCAGGCGCTCTTGAACGTCCGAGGCGGTCTCCACTCCTCCTACCGCGATGAGCACGAGCTGGTCACCCACGGCGTCCTTGAGCCTCCGCAGTACTTCAAGCGACCGCGTCTTTAGGGGTGCTCCCGACAATCCACCGGCACCCAGAGACTCCACCTTGGCGGCGTCCGAAACGAGCCCCTCCCGGGAAATGGTGGTGTTGGTGGCGATGATGCCGTCCAGCTTCAGGTCCAGCGCCAGCCGGGCGACGTCGTCGATGTCGTCATTGGACAGGTCAGGCGCAATCTTGACCAGCAGCGGAATATGCCGTCCGGCGGCTTCATCGGCGGCGTCGCCTACTGCCCTCAGCAGCGGCCGCAGGGACTCCACGTTCTGCAGCAAACGAAGGCCGGGTGTGTTGGGAGAGCTGACATTGACCACCAGGTAATCTGCCGCGGGCGCCAGGCTGCGTGCACTCACGAGGTAATCCTCAGTGGCGTCCTCGAGCTCAACCACTTTGGTCTTGCCGATGTTGACGCCGATGACGGGCCGGACGTCCGGGTGCTTCCTTTGCAGAGCAGCCCGCGCAGACTTGAGCCGGGGCGCAACGGCTGCTGCGCCGTCGTTGTTGAATCCCATCCGGTTAACCACCGCACGATCCTCAATCAGGCGGAACAACCGGGGCTTCTCATTGCCTGGCTGCGCCTGGCCGGTGATGGTACCCACCTCTACGTGGCCAAAGCCGAGTTCGGCCAGGGCTTCTATGCCGTGGCCTTCCTTGTCGAAACCGGCCGCCAGGCCGAACGGGGATGGGAAGGTCAGGCCCAACGCCTCAGTCCGGAGCGAAGCGTCAGGGGCGGTCAGCCGGGCCAGGATCCGGCCGGCGCCCGAGCGATGTGCCGCCCGGATCCCTTGGAAGCCGATCTTGTGTGCCTTTTCGGCATCCATCCAGGAGAAGGCCAGCTTGAAGAATGTGGGGTAAACACGCATGGTCCTAGTTTTCCGGTTTACGGACGACTCGCCAAACCCGTGACCGCCGATGCCGTCGGCATATACGCATCCCGCGGGCAAACAGTGACGCGGATCATGGAAGTTATTCGACTTTCCTTGCCGACCTGCCACCGGGCGGGACGCCTCCGCCAGTGTCTAAGCTAAAGCCATGGAGTGGACGGCTGACATCCTGGGTACAGACTTCCAATCCTGTGGCGTTGATGCCACAGGACCTGACGGCGTGACCCGCCACGCCACCCTGATCCGCCACCGGGCAGAGCAAAGCGAATCCGGGGATGCACCGAGGCGCTACGGCGCCGTCCTGTTTCTGCACGGGTGGAGCGACTACTTCTTCAATACCGAACTTGCCAGGTTCTGGGCCGGGCAGGGCTACGACTTTTACGCCCTTGACATGCACAACCATGGCCGGAGCCTGACGACGGACATGCCGGGGGGCTACGTGGCAAACCTGATGGACTATGACGCCGAAATCAACCAGGCACTGGACATCATCCGTCATCACACAGCCTCGACACCGGAAGGCAGCGTGACCCTGATGGGCCACTCGACCGGCGGGTTGGTGGCCGCATTGTGGGCAAGCCGCCACCCGGAATCCATTCAGTTCCTGATTCTCGACAGCCCGTGGTTGGAAATGCACGGCAGTTCATTGGTGCGGAGGGCTGCGCAGGCCATGGTGGCTCCCATAGCAAAGTTAAGGCCGGAAACCGTCCTGAAGCTGCCGGAGCGGGGTTTCTACTTCCGCAGCATCAGCAGTACCGCGGAGGGTGAATGGGCCCTGGACGAAAATTATCGTCCACCGTTGGCTTTCCCAGTCCGGGCCGGGTGGCTCAGTGCCGTATTTGCCGGGCATTCCCAAGTTGCCCGCGGGCTGAACCTCGAGGTGCCTGTCCTCGTCCTAACGTCTTCGGCCAGCGCCAATGGCATGGTGTGGCAGGAGTCAATGCGCCGTTCGGATGCCGTGCTGGATGTTGGGGTTATTGCGCTCAGA includes the following:
- a CDS encoding DUF3043 domain-containing protein; its protein translation is MFGRKKEEPSAQSVVDQAYATATEPGAGKGTPTPKRKDQEAARKRPLVPNDRKASKAAERVAIQDQRQKMRQALDTGDEKYLPLRDKGPQKRYTRDYVDARFSLGEYLMFGALLFVVISLIIPPTSAGISYVLVGFWIMFLAVFVDVFILSRKLRKRLTEKFGEVERGSVWYGCMRALQFRKLRLPKPQVKRGQYPA
- a CDS encoding alpha/beta hydrolase, whose protein sequence is MEWTADILGTDFQSCGVDATGPDGVTRHATLIRHRAEQSESGDAPRRYGAVLFLHGWSDYFFNTELARFWAGQGYDFYALDMHNHGRSLTTDMPGGYVANLMDYDAEINQALDIIRHHTASTPEGSVTLMGHSTGGLVAALWASRHPESIQFLILDSPWLEMHGSSLVRRAAQAMVAPIAKLRPETVLKLPERGFYFRSISSTAEGEWALDENYRPPLAFPVRAGWLSAVFAGHSQVARGLNLEVPVLVLTSSASANGMVWQESMRRSDAVLDVGVIALRAMALGRSVTLERIDGGLHDVFLSAPAVRKDAYARLARWIKGFMQNDVTAERQEGDQ
- a CDS encoding quinone-dependent dihydroorotate dehydrogenase, coding for MRVYPTFFKLAFSWMDAEKAHKIGFQGIRAAHRSGAGRILARLTAPDASLRTEALGLTFPSPFGLAAGFDKEGHGIEALAELGFGHVEVGTITGQAQPGNEKPRLFRLIEDRAVVNRMGFNNDGAAAVAPRLKSARAALQRKHPDVRPVIGVNIGKTKVVELEDATEDYLVSARSLAPAADYLVVNVSSPNTPGLRLLQNVESLRPLLRAVGDAADEAAGRHIPLLVKIAPDLSNDDIDDVARLALDLKLDGIIATNTTISREGLVSDAAKVESLGAGGLSGAPLKTRSLEVLRRLKDAVGDQLVLIAVGGVETASDVQERLEAGATLVQGYTAFLYEGPFWASSINRGLVKIRKKAR